GCATAGGGATCGCCTGCTCTTCGGCGATTTCAAGCGTCCAACGAGCCTCACCAGATTCTGCTACATATCCATCAATACCATCTAGATTCGCATTCGTCGTGAGTATTCCGGTAGCAAGTTCGTTCAGCTTACTGGATATGATGCTACCATGTTGCCAAACCTGACCAGCTTTGCCAAGGTCCAGGTCAGGATAGTCTTTGCCTTCCTTTAGCACCATATATCCTTCGGCGTACGCTTCCATAACACCATATTCGATTGCATTATGAACCATCTTTACATAGTGGCCCGCCCCGGCTGGTCCGAAGTAACCATAGCCATCAGGTTGCGCGAGTGTCTGGACGAGTGGTTCGATAGTAGCATACGTCGCTTGGTCTCCGCCTACCATCATGCAGTACCCGTTTTCAAGCCCCATAATACCACCGCTCGTTCCGACATCCATCAATGTGACGTTTTTTCCCAGGCAGCGGGCTGCCCGAGTACGGGTCAAACGAAAATCTGAATTTCCTCCGTCGATAATAATACTGCCGGCAGGCAATAGCTCTAATAGGGATGTAAGCTCATCATCAACCCGAGCTGCCGGAATCATCAACCAGATAACTATAGGTGAATCGAGTTTAGATACCATATCACTATGATTAGTAGCGACAACAGCTCCCTTTGCCGTTGCTGCATCAATATTCTCTTGATGATGATCGATGACGATCACATCATGGCCAC
The sequence above is a segment of the Candidatus Saccharimonadales bacterium genome. Coding sequences within it:
- the gnd gene encoding decarboxylating 6-phosphogluconate dehydrogenase, with protein sequence MKIGFIGLGKMGGPMVQRLLSGGHDVIVIDHHQENIDAATAKGAVVATNHSDMVSKLDSPIVIWLMIPAARVDDELTSLLELLPAGSIIIDGGNSDFRLTRTRAARCLGKNVTLMDVGTSGGIMGLENGYCMMVGGDQATYATIEPLVQTLAQPDGYGYFGPAGAGHYVKMVHNAIEYGVMEAYAEGYMVLKEGKDYPDLDLGKAGQVWQHGSIISSKLNELATGILTTNANLDGIDGYVAESGEARWTLEIAEEQAIPMPVVQASFDRRIASTKGETSFATKLLAALRNGFGGHEINKK